Proteins from a genomic interval of Scomber japonicus isolate fScoJap1 chromosome 10, fScoJap1.pri, whole genome shotgun sequence:
- the LOC128366987 gene encoding uncharacterized protein LOC128366987, which yields MVTEIRGELNDSSLVEEIQQSLRSGSLSTDKLSPAQWSALVFILLSSEKDLDVFDLKKYSASEEVLLRLLPVVKASSKALLSGCNLSERSCAPLSSVLSSQSSSLRDLDLSNNDLQNSGVKQLSVGLESPHCGLETLSLSGCLITEEGCASLASALSANPSHLRELDLSYNHPGDSGEKLLSAGLENPHWRLDTLRMEHGGLQRLKPGVRKYACELELDPNTMNRKLKLSDNNRKVTHVEEDQSYPDHPDRFDSWSQLLCRNDLTGRCYWEVEWRGRVSISVSYRRISRKGGNSDCWFGGNDQSWSLWCSDYYGYSVRHNNRETPISSSSSSSVSNRVAVYVDCPAGTLSFYRVSSDTLIHLHTFNTTFTEPLYAGFWVCPGSVSLCPL from the exons ATGGTGACAGAgatcagagg tgaactgaatgatagttctctagtggaggagatccaacagtccctgagatcaggaagtctctccacagataaactgtctcctgctcagtggtcagctctggtcttcatcttactgtcatcagaaaaagatctggatgtgtttgacctgaagaaatactctgcttcagaggaggttcttctgaggctgctcccagtggtcaaagcctccagcaaagctct gttgagtggctgtaacctctcagagagaagctgtgcacctctgtcctcagttctcagctcccagtcctctagtctgagagatctggacctgagtaacaacgacCTGCAgaattcaggagtgaagcagctttctgttggactggagagtccacactgtggactggaaactctcag tctgtcaggatgtctgatcacagaggaaggctgtgcttctctggcctcagctctgagtgccaacccctcccatctgagagagctggacctgagctacaatcatccaggagactcaggagagaagcttctgtctgctggactggagaatccacactggagactggacactctcag aaTGGAGCATGGtggactgcagagactgaaacctggtgtgaggaagt atgcctgtgaactggaactggatccaaacacaatgaacagaaaactcaaactgtctgataacaacaggaaggtgacacatgtggaggaggatcagtcatatcctgatcatccagacagatttgactcctggtctcagctgctgtgtagaaatgatctgactggtcgctgttactgggaggtcgagtggagaggaagagtctctatatcagtgagttacagaagaatcagcaggaaaggaggcaattctgactgttggtttggagggaatgatcagtcctggagtctgtgGTGCTCTGATTATTATGGTTACTCTGTCCGTcacaataacagagaaacacccatctcctcctcctcctcctcctccgtctctaacagagtagcagtgtatgtagactgtcctgctggcactctgtccttctacagagtctcctctgacacactgatccacctccacaccttcaacaccacattcactgaacctctgtatgctgggttttgGGTCTGTCCtggttcagtctctctgtgtcctctgtag